The Medicago truncatula cultivar Jemalong A17 chromosome 4, MtrunA17r5.0-ANR, whole genome shotgun sequence genome includes a region encoding these proteins:
- the LOC120580280 gene encoding uncharacterized protein: MNAQQIITKLQTDPIEVFSVVRLAFQNYAEVDQRFVNKNHHCLRGTWKLLNEEGGFHELKFNKNSYIPTITDGWAEIKEYHEIPDNAEVVFSFYDIDLFAICMLREIDDPKTLPKFHSRSLLPKETFFFDQGVNDMLLKRPTIRISNHFGEFLKKKKYEMLACCHDQGTFEAFQVFICNNEKSTVELGVGWDKLCRANNFQPGIIRFKFTTNSPHCMCHVYQLSIHGSGSTSNTIQ; this comes from the exons ATGAATGCACAACAAATTATAACGAAACTTCAAACTGATCCAATTGAGGTTTTTTCGGTGGTTCGATTAGCATTTCAG aACTATGCTGAGGTTGATCAAAGGTTTGTCAACAAAAATCATCACTGCCTCAGGGGTACATGGAAACTTTTAAACGAAGAAGGAGGATTTCATGAACTCAAGTTCAACAAAAACTCATATATTCCAACAATAACAGATGGCTGGGCGGAGATTAAGGAATACCACGAAATTCCTGATAATGCTGAAGTTGTGTTCTCTTTCTATGACATAGATCTCTTTGCCATTTGCATGTTAAGAGAAATTGATGATCCAAAGACATTACCGAAATTTCATAGTCGTAGTCTCCTTccaaaagaaacatttttctttgatcAAGGGGTTAATGATATGCTCTTGAAAAGGCCTACAATC AGAATTTCAAACCATTTTGGtgagtttctaaaaaaaaaaaagtatgagatGCTTGCTTGCTGCCATGATCAAGGAACATTTGAAGCGTTTCAAGTCTTTATTTGTAACAATGAAAAATCGACTGTTGAATTGGGAGTGGGCTGGGACAAATTATGCCGAGCAAATAATTTCCAGCCAGGAATCATCCGATTCAAATTTACTACAAATAGTCCTCATTGTATGTGCCATGTTTATCAACTCTCCATC